The following coding sequences are from one Pseudomonadota bacterium window:
- a CDS encoding sigma-54 dependent transcriptional regulator, translated as MRRVLFAWVGRTDLRAPTESDAVGVGPIAQALDAREFDDVRLLSDYDREQVEPYLEWLKSRTKASVAVVYEPLSGPTEFGEIYEAAVRGVQQHVSDRSGNVRLTFHLSPGTPAMAAVWILLGKTRFPAELVESSREHGLRTASVPFDISADFIPDLLREQDERLRQRSAAAPPDAPEFADIIHRSRVMARLIQRARRVAVRNVPVLIEGESGTGQEMLARAIHRASSRRDRAFVPVNCGAIPGNLVESELFGHEKGAFTGANQARKGYFEAADGGTLFLDELGELPGPAQVKLLRVLQEGEVVRLGSTKAARVDVRIIAATNRTLSEEIAAGRFREDLFYRLAVAVLKIPPLRDRTGDLGMLVDHLLEQVNKEATEESGFEEKKLSAGARNLLLAHPWPGNVRELLNTLRRAVIWSEGATITAEDSREALLPASSSAKSEILGRPLGGGNFSKGGGEERRVGSHRVQSTQGAWARASMSAGRAGIRFWF; from the coding sequence ATGCGCCGGGTTCTCTTCGCCTGGGTCGGCAGGACCGACCTTCGAGCGCCTACGGAGAGCGACGCCGTGGGCGTGGGGCCGATCGCTCAAGCCCTCGATGCGAGGGAGTTTGACGACGTCCGGCTGCTCTCGGACTACGACCGCGAGCAGGTCGAGCCCTACCTCGAATGGCTGAAATCGCGGACCAAGGCGTCGGTCGCCGTCGTCTACGAACCCCTCAGCGGCCCGACGGAGTTCGGTGAGATCTACGAGGCGGCGGTGCGCGGCGTTCAGCAGCACGTCAGCGACCGGTCGGGAAACGTGCGCCTCACGTTCCACCTCAGCCCAGGGACGCCAGCGATGGCGGCCGTCTGGATCTTGCTCGGCAAGACCCGCTTCCCCGCTGAGTTGGTCGAGTCGTCGAGAGAGCACGGCCTGCGCACGGCATCCGTGCCCTTCGACATCTCGGCGGACTTCATCCCTGACCTGCTTCGCGAGCAGGACGAGCGGCTCCGACAGCGCAGCGCCGCCGCGCCACCGGATGCCCCCGAGTTCGCCGACATCATTCATCGCAGCCGCGTGATGGCCCGCCTGATCCAGCGAGCCCGCCGCGTAGCCGTCCGAAACGTTCCCGTCCTCATAGAAGGCGAATCGGGCACCGGCCAAGAGATGCTTGCTCGTGCAATTCATCGCGCCAGCTCGCGTCGCGACCGGGCCTTCGTGCCCGTCAACTGCGGCGCCATCCCCGGCAACCTGGTGGAGTCGGAGCTCTTCGGCCACGAGAAGGGAGCGTTCACTGGCGCGAACCAGGCGCGGAAGGGCTACTTCGAGGCCGCCGACGGCGGCACGCTATTCCTCGACGAGCTCGGAGAGCTTCCAGGGCCCGCACAGGTGAAGCTGCTCCGAGTCCTTCAAGAAGGCGAGGTCGTTCGCCTCGGTTCCACGAAGGCGGCCAGGGTGGACGTTCGGATCATCGCCGCCACCAATCGGACGCTCTCGGAGGAGATCGCTGCAGGCCGCTTCCGGGAGGACCTCTTCTACCGATTGGCGGTAGCCGTTCTCAAGATCCCGCCGCTCCGTGACCGCACCGGCGATCTGGGCATGCTGGTCGACCACCTGCTCGAGCAAGTCAACAAGGAGGCTACCGAGGAGTCCGGCTTCGAAGAGAAGAAACTTTCTGCCGGCGCAAGAAACCTTCTTCTCGCCCACCCCTGGCCAGGCAATGTTCGCGAGCTTCTCAACACGCTTCGGCGCGCCGTGATCTGGTCCGAGGGCGCCACGATCACCGCGGAAGACAGCCGCGAAGCGTTGCTGCCCGCGTCGTCATCCGCCAAGTCCGAAATCCTCGGGCGACCCTTGGGCGGCGGTAACTTCTCAAAAGGTGGTGGCGAGGAGAGGAGGGTAGGATCGCACAGGGTACAGAGCACTCAAGGAGCTTGGGCGCGGGCTTCGATGAGTGCGGGGAGAGCAGGGATACGGTTTTGGTTTTGA